In Antricoccus suffuscus, the genomic stretch GGACAGGAACCCGCGGCGTACAACCTCGCGGGCCTTGAACACCTGCGGGAAAGTCAGCACCTGAGCGGCATCGAGCTCGATCATCCGGCCCTGCGCGTCCTCACCCAGGACCGGGAAGAAGTTCAGCAGCGTGCGGATGTTCTCCTGACGCGCCATCGGGTCTCCCGACGGATTGGGGTGCAGGTTGTTCGCGAAGGCGTCAAAAATCGTGAGCGTGCGCTCGGGCGCGAAGTCGAAAATATAGGCGTTCTGCTTCTGATACACCTGCCCACCACGCTCGAAAATGCACGGGTTCTGCGCACGGAACGCCGCCTGCATGTACTGCGCCGGCGAAGCCAAGTCAGACAGCATGATGACCGCAGTCCACTCCGGCACTGTCACACCCGTCGTGAGCTGCCCCACCGACAAGGTGATGGTCCTTCCGTCCGACTCCTCAGCCTGCGCGATAGCATCCCGCACCTTGTCGAGCGCCTTGCCCGCAGCCACGGGATCACTGTCGTCATTCTTCCCGTCGCCGGCGGCCAAGACGACGGTGTAGTCCTTGAACACGTCATGGTTCCGAAGGAGCTTCTCGAGCGCCTTGGCAGACGCGACGCGGTTCAGCAGCCAGAAAGAGTGCCGGATCTCGTCCCGTAACTGGGGCGTCGAGAACGGGTACTTCTCGTTGGTCGCCATGCAGTCGAGGAACTTTTTGACCTCGGTCTCGTGCTCGAAGAAGCCGTTGTCCTTGGTCGCGAAGAACTCGTTGAGGTCGAACGTGTAGTCGATGTTCGCCTCGTCCTCCTGGATTGCGACACCCTCGGCGAGACGGTCCGTGATCATCCGCGAAATCTGGTAGGTCAGCAGGTTGAGCGTGGGCAGTCCCGCGTACGGGTTCTCCTTACTTTCTCCATCGTGGTCCCACTGCTGCCGGGCGTTCTGCTCGTCCTCGTAGGTCCAGTTGAAGATCTGGTCCTGATCGAACCGCCCGGAAGCTAAGGCCTTGAAGGGCGTACCCGACAAGTGCAGGGTTCGCGCTCTTTTAATCTGGTCGAAGGCAACGTCTGTCTTGGCGGTGTCGATGCCCTCGTGCGCTTCATCGATGACCAACAGATCCCAGTCGACCTGTGCCACGTGCCTGAGCTTGTCGTAAGGGCCGCCGAAGTACTGCGATCCCTTCAGGTCCTGCAGTGACAGGAACTCCACGATGCGTGCGTCCTGATGATCACGCGAGTACCCGCGCCACTGCTCGCGGGTCATCGGGGACCGACCGGCCAGCGACGGCGACTCAGACACGAACTTGAACGTCGTCCGATGTGCGATGAAGCGCGTGAAATCGTCGAACCACGAGTTCGCGATCGCCGGGCGGTTGGTGACCATCAGGACGCGTCTCACATCCAGGGTCCGCATGAGGTGATAGGTCGTCAGTGTCTTACCGAACCGCGGTTTGGCGTTCCACAGCACCTCGGCCTCGGTGGCCGCGAAAGCAGCCACTGCCTGGTCGACCGCAGCTTGCTGCTCAGGGCGCAGCACGTAGTCGTCGGTACCGCTGCTCTGCAGATCGGAGAAGTCTTGCCCCGCGAAGTCGTTGAAGTACTCCAGCGACTTCTTCGGTGCTTCGCTGAACCGATGCCACTCGGTTCGTTTAGGGGTTGTCTCGCGCTCGACGCCTTGCTGTTTGAGGTAGGCGTGGAAGTCGTGGTCAGTGAAGCGTCCGCCGGCCTCAGTCGTGAACAGTGCCCTGCGGGACCACAACAGATTCTTGTGGATCGACATCTGAGATGCCTGCTGAGCCACGCGCTCGGCGGCGGTCTGCTGATCGGTATATCCGATCTTCTCCCACCCCGCGTACTTAGGCAGGTCAGGTGTGGACCAGGAATAGATGACCGGCCGGATTTCCCGGTAGGTCTTGATCCTCGGACTTGGCGGTATCGATTCAGACAGCATCGAATCAGACATCGCCGCCTACTTCCTCGTGGACCCTGTCGATCCGGCACGGTTGATATGTGTCGTAGATGGTGAAGTCGAAGCCACCGCTATGGCGCAACGAATCGAGCGTGAACGGCTCCCGCTGCACAGACCCGGCCTGGCCGTCGACGCGGTGCCACCACGAGAACTGGATGTCCTTGCCCTGGGAGGTCTGACCCGTCAAGGTATTGCCACGCACGATGTTCGTATCGATCAGATAGACCGCGGCCCGATGCAGGTTCGTGCGGGTACCACAGGCAACGCCGTGGGCTTCGTGGAAACTCACGAACTCGGCGAGCATGATCGCCTTGGCATCCCGATGGTTGTCCTCTAGCAACTCAACGCCGTAAATCGACGCCAGCGCGAACAACGACTCCTGCGGCCACTCCTGTGCGGGGAACCGGCTCTGGATCGCGTTCAACTTGCGCTGCAGGATCGCTACGAGGAAGTTGCCGTCGCCGGCCGCAGGCTCGAGGAACGTCTTGTCGACGAAGTCGGGTCCGGTCTCCAGCTCCTCGCGGACCAAGTCGAGCATCTGGTCGACCATGTGACGGGGAGTAAAAACCTCCCCGTACGTCTTCACGCGGTGCCGTGATCTCACAAATTGCTCCTCGACGACCGTCTCGGTCACCGTCATCGCTGTACCGTCAGGGCCGCCACGAACGTGCCCGAGCTGTACTCGGCGTCCGCGTGCGGGCCACGAAGCGTGTCAGCAACGCCCCAGATGAAGTTCGACAGCACAGACACGA encodes the following:
- a CDS encoding DEAD/DEAH box helicase encodes the protein MSDSMLSESIPPSPRIKTYREIRPVIYSWSTPDLPKYAGWEKIGYTDQQTAAERVAQQASQMSIHKNLLWSRRALFTTEAGGRFTDHDFHAYLKQQGVERETTPKRTEWHRFSEAPKKSLEYFNDFAGQDFSDLQSSGTDDYVLRPEQQAAVDQAVAAFAATEAEVLWNAKPRFGKTLTTYHLMRTLDVRRVLMVTNRPAIANSWFDDFTRFIAHRTTFKFVSESPSLAGRSPMTREQWRGYSRDHQDARIVEFLSLQDLKGSQYFGGPYDKLRHVAQVDWDLLVIDEAHEGIDTAKTDVAFDQIKRARTLHLSGTPFKALASGRFDQDQIFNWTYEDEQNARQQWDHDGESKENPYAGLPTLNLLTYQISRMITDRLAEGVAIQEDEANIDYTFDLNEFFATKDNGFFEHETEVKKFLDCMATNEKYPFSTPQLRDEIRHSFWLLNRVASAKALEKLLRNHDVFKDYTVVLAAGDGKNDDSDPVAAGKALDKVRDAIAQAEESDGRTITLSVGQLTTGVTVPEWTAVIMLSDLASPAQYMQAAFRAQNPCIFERGGQVYQKQNAYIFDFAPERTLTIFDAFANNLHPNPSGDPMARQENIRTLLNFFPVLGEDAQGRMIELDAAQVLTFPQVFKAREVVRRGFLSNLLFANVGGIFRYSEHVKAILDKLPTAKQGKIKNDESFELPQPPPVTDRDGNVQVDAETVINPKVAELGKPVYRIEDLPSIEPDAPPQAAAKQIAAAVTEQTRQKREELKEAYGLTGKQVARDEKRTEQVVKDEVERAYVEHNIASKHLDDELKNAATEAEAEAVQAQRLEHDKAFQSSILAIVDKTMGEIVPEVVTREETKKEQKRADQTMDDARSHLRGFARTIPMFLMAYGDRGIRLSNFDDYTPDDVFEEITGITEAEFRLLRDGQEIQEENGVVTTIPGMFDGSVFDQSIQEFLDKKEALADYFNDAQTENIFAYIPQQKTSLVFTPQPVVKMMVDTLEAENPGIFEDPDKTFADLFSTAGLFLMELVRRLDTDLAPTFPDQQVRLKHILTSQVFEMSHNEILHRITIEAVSGGVAERKAWLQDSGHFKVGNLARMTAEERQAMTDDMLTEGH
- a CDS encoding methylase, whose amino-acid sequence is MTVTETVVEEQFVRSRHRVKTYGEVFTPRHMVDQMLDLVREELETGPDFVDKTFLEPAAGDGNFLVAILQRKLNAIQSRFPAQEWPQESLFALASIYGVELLEDNHRDAKAIMLAEFVSFHEAHGVACGTRTNLHRAAVYLIDTNIVRGNTLTGQTSQGKDIQFSWWHRVDGQAGSVQREPFTLDSLRHSGGFDFTIYDTYQPCRIDRVHEEVGGDV
- a CDS encoding type I restriction-modification system subunit M N-terminal domain-containing protein, which gives rise to MSVLSNFIWGVADTLRGPHADAEYSSGTFVAALTVQR